A DNA window from Phoenix dactylifera cultivar Barhee BC4 chromosome 13, palm_55x_up_171113_PBpolish2nd_filt_p, whole genome shotgun sequence contains the following coding sequences:
- the LOC103716742 gene encoding E3 ubiquitin-protein ligase SDIR1-like, with the protein MSFVFRGSRADIESGLPGFIPERRAARMHPVGRPVNTNSMAFLVTVLLLFMILNSHQMSPNFLLWLVLGVFLMATSLRMYATCQQLQAQAHAVAASGLLRHTEVRLHVPPSVAFATGGRLQSLRLQLALLDREFDDLDYDALRELDTDNSSEAPSMSEEEINALPVHKYKANLQKDSSSNRQSDGSLLQQASSSSASAAERKRDCVKADGSLKTSEDELTCTVCLEQVNAGELIRSLPCLHQFHANCIDPWLRQQGTCPVCKHRVSSGWHESGGGVMDASYMV; encoded by the exons ATGAGTTTTGTTTTCCGGGGAAGCAGGGCAGACATCGAGAGTGGGCTCCCGGGGTTCATCCCGGAGAGGCGCGCTGCG CGTATGCATCCGGTTGGCCGGCCTGTTAATACCAACTCCATGGCTTTTCTCGTCACCG TTCTTTTGCTGTTCATGATATTGAATTCACATCAGATGTCACCGAACTTTCTG CTTTGGCTAGTGCTGGGAGTGTTTTTGATGGCCACCAGCCTGAGGATGTATGCCACATGCCAGCAACTCCAAGCCCAAGCCCATGCCGTGGCTGCCAGTGGCTTGCTGAGGCATACTGAGGTGCGGCTGCATGTGCCACCATCCGTAGCCTTTGCAACGGGAGGGCGATTGCAAAGCCTTAGGCTCCAACTTGCACTTCTTGACCGGGAATTTGATGATTTAG ATTATGATGCTCTGAGAGAACTAGATACTGATAATTCTTCTGAGGCTCCTTCTATGAGTGAGGAAGAAATTAATGCTCTTCCTGTACACAAATACAAAGCTAATTTACAGAAGGATTCTTCCTCAAACCGACAAAG TGATGGATCACTGCTGCAACAGGCATCATCATCTTCTGCATCTGCAGCTGAG AGGAAGCGGGACTGTGTCAAAGCTGATGGGAGTTTGAAAACCTCAGAAGATGAACTGACATGCACTGTTTGCTTGGAGCAAGTTAATGCAGGAGAACTGATAAGAAGTTTACCCTGCCTGCATCAG TTTCATGCGAACTGTATCGATCCATGGTTGCGCCAGCAAGGCACATGCCCTGTCTGTAAACATAGGGTGAGTTCAGGGTGGCATGAAAGTGGTGGTGGTGTAATGGATGCTTCTTATATGGTCTAG
- the LOC103716743 gene encoding E3 ubiquitin-protein ligase RDUF1-like isoform X2 — MATASSYWCYRCNRFVRVWPHDAIVCPDCDGGFLEEVETPPRFGAAAGEPRRLRFTVARPYHQRSDLRFRRHRGTSAADRSPFNPVIVLRGPADGGGGDADRAPASSFELYYDDGAGSGLRPLPESMSDFLMSSGFERLLDQLSQMDIHGIGGGRAWEQPPASKAAVESMPTVEIAASHIKMDTHCAVCTESFELGTEAREMPCKHIYHQDCILPWLSLRNSCPVCRHEMPTDVRGRSGAETDGEDLVGLTIWRLPGGGFAVGRFSGGRRTGERELPVVYTEVDGGFNSSGAARRISLASTRSRSRESGGIGRAFRNFISFFRRFRSSSFTSSRSTSDSGSAASPRHRRSLVFSRSSRRHSSSWALEDGNIRAITRW, encoded by the exons ATGGCCACGGCCTCGTCCTACTGGTGCTACCGCTGCAACCGCTTCGTGAGGGTCTGGCCCCACGATGCCATCGTCTGCCCCGACTGTGACGGCGGATTCCTCGAGGAGGTGGAGACCCCTCCGCGTTtcggcgccgccgccggcgagCCCCGTCGGCTCCGCTTCACCGTCGCGCGGCCCTACCACCAGCGCTCCGACCTTCGCTTCCGCCGCCACCGCGGCACCTCCGCGGCCGACCGCTCCCCCTTCAACCCGGTCATCGTCCTTCGCGGCCCGGCTGACGGTGGCGGCGGGGACGCCGACCGCGCCCCTGCCAGCAGCTTCGAATTATATTACGACGATGGGGCGGGATCCGGCCTCCGCCCCTTGCCGGAGAGCATGTCGGATTTCTTGATGTCTTCGGGTTTTGAGCGGCTCCTGGACCAGCTCTCCCAGATGGACATCCATGGCATTGGCGGTGGCCGGGCGTGGGAGCAGCCTCCCGCATCGAAGGCTGCCGTCGAGTCGATGCCCACCGTCGAGATCGCTGCCAGCCATATCAAGATGGACACCCACTGTGCCGTCTGCACGGAATCGTTTGAGCTCGGGACCGAGGCTCGGGAGATGCCCTGCAAGCATATCTACCATCAAGATTGCATCTTGCCATGGCTTTCGCTCCGGAACTCTTGCCCTGTGTGCCGCCATGAGATGCCCACTGATGTGCGTGGAAGGAGTGGGGCGGAGACGGACGGT GAGGATTTGGTCGGCCTCACGATATGGAGGCTGCCGGGTGGTGGGTTTGCAGTTGGGAGGTTCTCAGGGGGGAGAAGAACAGGGGAACGGGAGCTTCCAGTAGTTTACACGGAGGTCGATGGTGGATTCAACTCCAGTGGTGCAGCGAGAAGGATCTCGTTGGCCTCTACAAGGAGTCGGTCGAGGGAGAGCGGAGGAATTGGTCGGGCATTTCGCAATTTCATCTCATTTTTCAGGCGCTTCCGCTCTTCTTCCTTCACTTCTTCAAGATCAACTTCAGATTCCGGTTCCGCTGCTTCTCCGAGGCACCGAAGAAGTTTGGTCTTCAGTAGGAGTTCACGAAGGCACAGTTCAAGTTGGGCATTGGAAGATGGGAATATTAGAGCAATTACAAGATGGTGA
- the LOC103716743 gene encoding E3 ubiquitin-protein ligase RDUF1-like isoform X1 — MATASSYWCYRCNRFVRVWPHDAIVCPDCDGGFLEEVETPPRFGAAAGEPRRLRFTVARPYHQRSDLRFRRHRGTSAADRSPFNPVIVLRGPADGGGGDADRAPASSFELYYDDGAGSGLRPLPESMSDFLMSSGFERLLDQLSQMDIHGIGGGRAWEQPPASKAAVESMPTVEIAASHIKMDTHCAVCTESFELGTEAREMPCKHIYHQDCILPWLSLRNSCPVCRHEMPTDVRGRSGAETDGDEQTPMGGNEEDLVGLTIWRLPGGGFAVGRFSGGRRTGERELPVVYTEVDGGFNSSGAARRISLASTRSRSRESGGIGRAFRNFISFFRRFRSSSFTSSRSTSDSGSAASPRHRRSLVFSRSSRRHSSSWALEDGNIRAITRW; from the coding sequence ATGGCCACGGCCTCGTCCTACTGGTGCTACCGCTGCAACCGCTTCGTGAGGGTCTGGCCCCACGATGCCATCGTCTGCCCCGACTGTGACGGCGGATTCCTCGAGGAGGTGGAGACCCCTCCGCGTTtcggcgccgccgccggcgagCCCCGTCGGCTCCGCTTCACCGTCGCGCGGCCCTACCACCAGCGCTCCGACCTTCGCTTCCGCCGCCACCGCGGCACCTCCGCGGCCGACCGCTCCCCCTTCAACCCGGTCATCGTCCTTCGCGGCCCGGCTGACGGTGGCGGCGGGGACGCCGACCGCGCCCCTGCCAGCAGCTTCGAATTATATTACGACGATGGGGCGGGATCCGGCCTCCGCCCCTTGCCGGAGAGCATGTCGGATTTCTTGATGTCTTCGGGTTTTGAGCGGCTCCTGGACCAGCTCTCCCAGATGGACATCCATGGCATTGGCGGTGGCCGGGCGTGGGAGCAGCCTCCCGCATCGAAGGCTGCCGTCGAGTCGATGCCCACCGTCGAGATCGCTGCCAGCCATATCAAGATGGACACCCACTGTGCCGTCTGCACGGAATCGTTTGAGCTCGGGACCGAGGCTCGGGAGATGCCCTGCAAGCATATCTACCATCAAGATTGCATCTTGCCATGGCTTTCGCTCCGGAACTCTTGCCCTGTGTGCCGCCATGAGATGCCCACTGATGTGCGTGGAAGGAGTGGGGCGGAGACGGACGGTGATGAACAGACTCCCATGGGTGGGAACGAGGAGGATTTGGTCGGCCTCACGATATGGAGGCTGCCGGGTGGTGGGTTTGCAGTTGGGAGGTTCTCAGGGGGGAGAAGAACAGGGGAACGGGAGCTTCCAGTAGTTTACACGGAGGTCGATGGTGGATTCAACTCCAGTGGTGCAGCGAGAAGGATCTCGTTGGCCTCTACAAGGAGTCGGTCGAGGGAGAGCGGAGGAATTGGTCGGGCATTTCGCAATTTCATCTCATTTTTCAGGCGCTTCCGCTCTTCTTCCTTCACTTCTTCAAGATCAACTTCAGATTCCGGTTCCGCTGCTTCTCCGAGGCACCGAAGAAGTTTGGTCTTCAGTAGGAGTTCACGAAGGCACAGTTCAAGTTGGGCATTGGAAGATGGGAATATTAGAGCAATTACAAGATGGTGA